In the genome of Hippoglossus hippoglossus isolate fHipHip1 chromosome 12, fHipHip1.pri, whole genome shotgun sequence, one region contains:
- the ak1 gene encoding adenylate kinase isoenzyme 1, with protein MADKIKDAKIIFVVGGPGSGKGTQCEKIVAKYGYTHLSSGDLLRAEVASGSERGKQLQAIMQKGELVPLDTVLDMIKDAMIAKAAVSKGFLIDGYPREVKQGEEFEKKIGKPCLLLYVDAKGETMVKRLLKRGETSGRSDDNEETIKKRLDLYYKATEPVISFYESRGIVRKVDSELPVDEVFGQVSKAVDALK; from the exons ATGGCAG ACAAAATTAAAGATGCCAAGATCATCTTTGTTGTGG GTGGGCCTGGCTCTGGAAAGGGCACCCAGTGTGAGAAGATAGTGGCAAAGTACGGCTACACCCACCTGTCATCTGGCGATCTGCTCCGTGCCGAGGTGGCTTCTGGCTCTGAGAGGGGCAAGCAGCTCCAGGCCATCATGCAGAAGGGAGAGCTCGTGCCCCTG GACACAGTTTTGGACATGATCAAGGACGCCATGATCGCCAAGGCTGCCGTCTCCAAGGGCTTCCTCATCGATGGCTACCCCCGTGAGGTGAAGCAGGGCGAGGAGTTTGAGAAGAAG ATCGGCAAaccctgcctgctgctgtacGTTGACGCCAAAGGCGAGACGATGGTCAAGAGGCTCCTGAAGCGCGGCGAGACCAGCGGCCGCTCCGACGACAACGAGGAGACCATCAAGAAGCGTCTGGACCTGTACTACAAAGCGACAGAGCCGGTCATTTCCTTCTACGAGAGCCGTGGTATCGTGAGGAAG GTTGACTCTGAGCTGCCAGTGGACGAGGTCTTCGGCCAAGTGTCCAAGGCTGTTGATGCACTAAAATAA